A stretch of the uncultured Desulfobacter sp. genome encodes the following:
- a CDS encoding thiamine pyrophosphate-dependent enzyme produces MVTSKDFDCNYENKWCPGCGNFQILAAMKNAFAQQQIPPEKLTLISGIGQAGKTPHFLKCSMFHGLHGRALPLATGTKIANNDLTVVVNCGDGDCYGEGGNHFLAAIRRNLDMTLLVHNNQIYGLTKGQASPTSSLGMVTKMQTTGTSSSQFSALAIALAAGTGFVARGLSGEPEHLTELIVKAMNYKGFALVDILQPCVSFNKINTLSWYKERAYKLEDTDHDPQDLGKALTLAQEWENSLPLGVLYEMPGTPFHERVPNLKTSALAAHNYDSKLTAETLFKNL; encoded by the coding sequence ATGGTTACTTCAAAAGATTTCGACTGTAATTACGAAAACAAATGGTGCCCCGGATGTGGTAACTTCCAGATTCTTGCCGCCATGAAAAATGCCTTTGCCCAGCAGCAGATTCCGCCTGAAAAGCTTACATTGATTTCAGGTATCGGTCAGGCCGGAAAAACCCCTCACTTTCTTAAATGCAGCATGTTCCATGGGCTTCACGGCAGGGCGCTCCCCCTTGCAACCGGGACAAAGATTGCCAATAACGACCTGACGGTGGTGGTAAACTGCGGAGACGGTGACTGTTATGGAGAAGGCGGAAACCATTTTCTCGCCGCTATCCGGCGGAATCTGGATATGACGCTGCTGGTGCACAACAACCAGATTTACGGGCTGACCAAGGGGCAGGCGTCTCCCACATCAAGCCTGGGAATGGTTACCAAAATGCAGACCACAGGCACCTCCTCATCTCAATTTTCCGCCCTGGCCATTGCCCTGGCGGCCGGTACGGGATTTGTGGCACGAGGCTTGTCCGGTGAGCCTGAACATTTGACGGAATTGATCGTCAAAGCGATGAATTACAAAGGCTTTGCTTTGGTTGATATTCTGCAGCCCTGTGTCTCCTTTAATAAAATAAACACGTTGAGCTGGTATAAAGAGCGGGCGTATAAGCTTGAGGATACGGATCATGATCCCCAGGACCTTGGCAAGGCATTGACGCTGGCCCAGGAGTGGGAAAACAGCCTGCCTTTAGGCGTGTTGTATGAGATGCCCGGCACGCCATTCCACGAACGGGTTCCTAATCTTAAGACAAGTGCCCTTGCCGCACATAATTATGACAGCAAGCTGACGGCAGAAACGCTTTTTAAAAACCTATAG
- a CDS encoding 2-oxoacid:acceptor oxidoreductase subunit alpha gives MKTDVTLKIAGAAGQGIQTIGDLLSEVCHHSGLFTFSVDDFESRVRGGHNFNLLRISDKEVAAPGNRIDILVCIDKDAYALHKDQLRPDGIAIVNADKSETQSKTRFDIPLMKLAQEAGGKITANTVAAGAVLSILGTPFSMLADLLKKRFAAKGEKIVALNMAAAQKGFDAAKDLGLATGFTWEAKEVKNVILSGAKAAALGALAADCRFFPFYPMSPATGVITNVVSYTNKLPVVVEQAEDEIAAVVMAIGASFAGVRAMTATSGGGFCLMTEGLGLAAMTETPLVILNAQRPGPATGLPTRTGQADLLFSIHASQDEFPRFVFAPGTPVETFETMKKAFHLAEKYQVPAIVLLDQFLADFRMTEVNTLAVDSQIERFYEQNNSGDDENPYLRYKVTQDGVSPQRLPSSGPGLVRVTGNEHDPEGHISENAANKIAMTQKRAAKLPNMIKEMSPPLIENPTAPIFLVGWGSTKGNILEAVERLKAEGVEVGAAVFKDIWPMDSQAVKDALAGKQLIMVEQNTSGQLGLLLAQEAGVSAFGSILKIDGRPFFPDYIVQKVKEMVK, from the coding sequence ATGAAAACCGATGTTACACTAAAAATTGCGGGCGCTGCAGGGCAGGGCATACAAACCATTGGTGATCTGCTCTCCGAAGTGTGTCACCACAGTGGTTTGTTTACCTTCTCTGTGGATGACTTTGAATCAAGAGTCCGGGGCGGGCACAATTTTAACCTGCTGCGAATCAGTGATAAAGAGGTTGCCGCCCCCGGCAACAGAATTGATATCCTTGTCTGCATTGATAAGGATGCCTATGCGTTGCATAAAGATCAGCTGCGCCCTGACGGCATTGCCATTGTGAATGCTGATAAATCCGAAACACAAAGCAAGACACGTTTTGACATCCCCTTGATGAAACTGGCACAAGAGGCAGGGGGGAAAATTACCGCCAATACAGTGGCCGCAGGTGCTGTCCTTTCCATACTCGGCACGCCGTTCAGTATGCTGGCTGATCTTTTGAAAAAGCGGTTTGCCGCCAAAGGTGAGAAAATCGTGGCGTTGAATATGGCCGCCGCCCAGAAAGGATTTGATGCCGCCAAAGATTTAGGCCTGGCCACGGGGTTCACTTGGGAGGCCAAAGAGGTCAAAAACGTCATTCTCAGCGGCGCCAAGGCCGCTGCCTTGGGGGCGCTGGCTGCGGATTGCCGGTTTTTTCCATTTTACCCCATGAGTCCGGCTACAGGTGTAATAACCAATGTAGTTTCCTATACCAACAAACTTCCCGTTGTTGTCGAGCAGGCAGAAGATGAGATTGCCGCTGTGGTCATGGCCATTGGCGCATCCTTTGCCGGTGTCCGTGCCATGACTGCAACGTCGGGCGGCGGCTTTTGTCTCATGACCGAAGGGTTGGGGCTTGCCGCCATGACGGAAACCCCGCTGGTGATCCTCAATGCCCAGCGTCCGGGGCCTGCCACAGGCCTTCCCACCCGAACCGGGCAGGCGGATTTGCTTTTTTCCATCCACGCCTCCCAGGATGAATTCCCAAGATTTGTTTTTGCACCGGGCACACCGGTTGAAACCTTTGAGACCATGAAAAAGGCGTTCCATCTGGCAGAAAAGTACCAGGTTCCGGCCATTGTACTTCTTGATCAGTTTCTGGCTGATTTCAGGATGACAGAGGTCAATACACTCGCGGTGGATTCTCAAATAGAACGCTTTTATGAGCAGAATAACTCTGGTGATGATGAAAATCCATATTTACGGTATAAAGTGACCCAGGACGGCGTCTCTCCGCAACGACTGCCAAGTTCCGGGCCGGGCCTTGTCCGGGTCACAGGCAATGAACATGACCCCGAAGGACACATCAGTGAAAATGCCGCAAATAAGATTGCCATGACCCAAAAGCGTGCGGCAAAGCTGCCGAACATGATCAAAGAGATGTCGCCCCCGCTTATAGAAAACCCGACAGCGCCAATTTTTCTGGTGGGGTGGGGTTCAACAAAAGGAAACATCTTGGAAGCGGTTGAACGGCTCAAGGCCGAGGGTGTAGAGGTCGGGGCGGCTGTGTTCAAAGACATATGGCCCATGGACAGTCAGGCTGTTAAGGATGCGTTGGCCGGCAAGCAGCTGATCATGGTAGAACAAAATACATCCGGTCAGCTGGGTCTCCTGCTTGCCCAGGAGGCAGGTGTCTCTGCCTTTGGTTCTATTCTTAAAATTGACGGCAGACCTTTTTTTCCGGACTATATTGTTCAAAAGGTAAAGGAGATGGTGAAATAA
- a CDS encoding ribbon-helix-helix protein, CopG family, which produces MVKAKKVNTSLRLEKKVLKALKILAIEKETSVQAIIENLIHEYIEKNKEKSK; this is translated from the coding sequence ATGGTAAAAGCCAAAAAGGTGAATACTTCCCTAAGGTTGGAGAAGAAAGTGCTTAAGGCGCTTAAAATTCTGGCCATTGAAAAAGAGACCAGTGTCCAGGCCATTATAGAAAACCTGATCCATGAATACATTGAAAAGAACAAGGAAAAATCAAAATAA
- a CDS encoding AAA family ATPase — translation MKLIACYSNKGGVGKTAASVNLAYASALSGNRTLLCDLDPQGASGFYFRVKPSKKLKNNTFFEDTKKFAEAIRESDFENLDLLPANMSFRDFDIFLSRMKKSRSRLNKALKPVDGEYDVVLLDCPPNISLLSENVFKIADRIVVPVIPTTLSQRTLEQLYAFFKKQGYKSSKIFPFFSMVQQSKSLHVETMEEIRAGHAQVMDAWIPFSTHIERMGVHRAPALSYAGKEGAVAAYSQLWQEVQS, via the coding sequence ATGAAACTTATTGCCTGTTATTCCAACAAAGGCGGTGTGGGAAAAACTGCTGCCTCGGTCAACCTGGCATATGCCAGTGCATTAAGCGGCAACCGGACACTTTTGTGCGACCTTGATCCCCAGGGCGCTTCTGGCTTTTATTTTCGTGTGAAGCCGTCCAAAAAATTGAAAAATAATACCTTTTTTGAAGATACGAAGAAATTTGCCGAGGCCATCAGAGAAAGTGATTTTGAAAATTTGGATCTCTTGCCGGCCAATATGAGTTTCAGGGATTTTGATATTTTTTTGTCCCGGATGAAAAAAAGCCGCTCCCGGCTGAACAAGGCCTTAAAACCGGTGGATGGTGAATATGATGTTGTCCTTTTGGACTGTCCTCCCAATATTTCACTGCTTTCAGAGAATGTATTCAAGATAGCGGACCGTATTGTGGTGCCGGTGATTCCCACCACATTGTCCCAAAGAACCCTTGAACAACTGTATGCGTTTTTTAAAAAACAGGGCTATAAGTCATCCAAGATTTTTCCTTTTTTTTCCATGGTCCAGCAAAGTAAATCCCTGCACGTTGAGACCATGGAAGAGATCCGGGCCGGACATGCGCAGGTGATGGACGCCTGGATACCTTTTTCAACGCATATCGAGCGCATGGGGGTTCATAGGGCACCAGCGCTCTCCTATGCCGGCAAAGAAGGGGCCGTGGCCGCCTATTCTCAATTGTGGCAGGAAGTTCAGAGTTAA
- a CDS encoding CHAD domain-containing protein translates to MNLPASQTFMLSAAINVNKINAILKDANRVLAATVCDSPDKDEEGTVLDTFDAAVYNSDALLIQTESNLTRIGWSDDVTVQAAPESKWQFARQLPQGPVRDLLLDLSALRAFTPVGQVTIIQDTLSLLDDEQKTCCRIESVTLRRGKFIWTWLRTRPMRGYNDSHTLICDILKNMEKPILPAQALKLRISDYTSKPVIRLSETAPARQSLCTIVQTFLQVTRRNEPGLIDDLDTEFLHQWRVSLRKVRSVLTLFKGVVATETLDQLKLDFKEIMQDTNMMRDRDVYLLSKDDYFALVPPQAHSGLDVLFDLLQQDRDEAFGKVKAMLKSKEYKKQIKSIQKLFENPKALPKGPKADAPSKLFAADLVLKRYKKVCKLAKNITEKTPDDTIHELRIQCKKLRYLIESAQPLFEDKPVKKLLKTLKGLQEHLGSFNDQSVQQATLAQCLDRYPDTGPNATALAESIGALTAMLYRKQLAERQMIIENLSRFYSPETQGAFNALFDLKNTTTKQANTQVDL, encoded by the coding sequence ATGAATCTTCCTGCCTCGCAAACGTTTATGCTGTCGGCCGCTATCAATGTCAATAAGATAAATGCCATACTCAAAGATGCAAATAGGGTCCTGGCAGCCACTGTATGTGATTCCCCGGATAAGGATGAAGAAGGGACTGTACTTGATACCTTTGATGCCGCGGTTTACAATTCGGATGCGCTTTTAATCCAGACGGAATCCAATCTGACCAGGATCGGATGGTCGGATGATGTAACGGTACAGGCTGCGCCGGAATCAAAATGGCAGTTTGCCCGGCAGCTTCCCCAGGGGCCTGTGCGGGATCTGCTTTTGGATCTGTCTGCCTTGCGGGCCTTTACACCTGTCGGCCAGGTGACTATCATCCAGGACACTTTGTCTCTTCTGGATGACGAGCAGAAAACTTGTTGCCGCATTGAATCGGTCACTTTGCGTCGCGGAAAGTTTATTTGGACCTGGCTTCGGACCCGTCCCATGCGGGGGTACAACGACAGTCATACCCTGATCTGCGACATTTTGAAAAATATGGAAAAACCTATACTTCCGGCACAAGCGCTTAAGCTCAGGATTTCAGATTATACATCCAAGCCGGTTATTCGTCTTTCTGAAACAGCCCCGGCCAGACAGAGCCTTTGTACGATAGTTCAGACTTTTTTGCAGGTCACACGCCGTAATGAACCCGGGCTCATTGATGATCTGGACACCGAGTTTCTCCATCAGTGGCGGGTTAGTCTGCGCAAGGTACGTTCCGTGCTCACCCTGTTTAAAGGTGTGGTGGCAACCGAGACCCTTGATCAATTGAAGCTGGATTTCAAAGAGATCATGCAGGATACCAACATGATGCGGGACCGGGATGTTTACCTGTTATCCAAGGACGATTATTTTGCCCTGGTTCCCCCCCAGGCACATTCGGGCCTTGACGTGCTTTTTGACCTGTTGCAGCAGGATCGGGATGAGGCCTTTGGAAAAGTTAAGGCCATGCTTAAGTCCAAGGAATACAAAAAACAGATAAAATCCATTCAGAAATTATTTGAGAATCCCAAAGCTTTGCCCAAAGGGCCCAAGGCCGATGCGCCGTCCAAGCTCTTTGCCGCGGACCTTGTTTTGAAACGATATAAAAAGGTGTGCAAGCTTGCCAAAAATATTACCGAGAAGACCCCGGATGACACCATTCATGAGTTGCGCATCCAGTGCAAAAAGTTGCGGTACTTGATTGAATCGGCCCAGCCTTTATTTGAAGATAAGCCGGTAAAGAAATTGCTTAAAACACTTAAAGGGTTGCAGGAGCATCTGGGCAGTTTCAATGACCAGTCTGTCCAACAGGCTACTTTGGCCCAGTGTCTCGACCGTTATCCGGATACCGGGCCTAATGCCACGGCCCTGGCCGAGAGTATCGGGGCGTTGACTGCTATGCTTTACCGCAAACAGCTGGCAGAGCGTCAGATGATTATTGAAAACCTGTCCCGGTTTTACAGCCCGGAGACCCAGGGTGCGTTTAATGCCCTGTTTGATTTAAAGAATACAACGACCAAACAAGCCAACACCCAGGTTGATTTATAA
- a CDS encoding CYTH domain-containing protein, producing the protein MKEIERKFLLTKMPDITLQSTICIRQGYISKSRDSVEIRLRQKGDVFFMTFKRGQGLVREEAEIKIGEADFNHLWPLTQDRRVEKQRSKAILKNGLTAEIDEFSGALSGLLLCEVEFGDETQARAFVPPQWFGADVTEDDRYKNKSLAENGRPSSSA; encoded by the coding sequence ATGAAAGAAATAGAACGAAAGTTCCTGCTGACTAAAATGCCGGACATTACTTTGCAGTCCACCATATGTATCCGCCAAGGTTATATTTCCAAATCCCGGGATTCTGTTGAGATCAGACTTCGTCAGAAAGGCGATGTATTTTTTATGACCTTTAAACGGGGGCAGGGCCTTGTGAGGGAAGAGGCAGAGATCAAAATTGGTGAAGCTGATTTCAATCATCTATGGCCGTTGACCCAGGATCGCCGGGTAGAAAAGCAACGCTCCAAAGCCATTCTTAAAAACGGGCTTACTGCTGAAATTGATGAATTTTCAGGCGCGCTTTCAGGCCTTTTGTTGTGTGAGGTGGAGTTTGGTGATGAAACCCAAGCCAGGGCTTTTGTTCCGCCCCAATGGTTTGGGGCGGATGTGACCGAAGACGACCGGTATAAAAATAAAAGTCTTGCTGAAAATGGTCGTCCCTCAAGTTCAGCTTGA